The following proteins are co-located in the Paenibacillus sp. JNUCC32 genome:
- a CDS encoding YwqG family protein, producing MKLTEQNLSKMQNIIKEHQFEHAAEYLIEHTRQGVRLSKKKLEDYAESNNSRFGGDPDLPEALEWPLNSEGKPMTFLAQLQLKDVAAQDATSSLPTSGMLYFFVGVDEPAYNIEHRVLYLPEGQSSGAVRRRAPEETALDEVFTGYRVEARATLEPPNYGYVDDELIEDDEHDYESYEELCFQLTGLDSGDVGTIFGYPSTQHGDCEFEAALMLLTGSEYNYSMDAAMHQITKHCGGSAERAQQEIQDTVLLLAVDSDDDVGFCWWDAGELQFFIRKEDLLANRFERTYCSLYSS from the coding sequence ATGAAGCTAACCGAACAAAATTTGAGCAAAATGCAGAATATCATCAAGGAGCATCAATTCGAACATGCCGCAGAGTATTTAATCGAGCATACGCGGCAAGGCGTACGATTATCCAAAAAGAAGCTGGAGGACTATGCCGAGTCAAACAACTCGCGCTTTGGCGGTGACCCGGATCTTCCCGAAGCGCTGGAGTGGCCCCTCAATTCGGAGGGAAAACCGATGACGTTTCTGGCACAGCTCCAGTTGAAGGATGTGGCAGCTCAGGACGCCACTAGCTCGCTGCCGACAAGCGGAATGCTGTATTTCTTCGTTGGCGTGGATGAACCCGCCTATAACATTGAGCACCGCGTGCTCTATCTTCCCGAGGGTCAGAGTTCGGGAGCGGTTCGACGACGCGCTCCCGAGGAAACCGCGTTAGACGAGGTGTTCACCGGCTACCGTGTGGAGGCCCGAGCCACGTTGGAACCGCCTAATTACGGTTATGTGGATGATGAGCTCATCGAGGATGACGAGCATGATTATGAATCATACGAGGAGCTGTGCTTTCAATTGACGGGCCTAGATTCCGGCGACGTCGGGACCATCTTTGGCTACCCTTCTACCCAGCACGGCGATTGCGAGTTTGAGGCTGCGCTCATGCTGTTAACCGGTTCGGAGTACAATTACTCTATGGATGCAGCCATGCATCAGATCACCAAGCATTGCGGCGGCAGCGCGGAACGCGCGCAGCAGGAAATTCAGGATACGGTGCTGCTGCTGGCTGTCGATTCGGACGACGATGTCGGTTTTTGCTGGTGGGATGCGGGAGAACTGCAATTTTTCATTCGAAAAGAAGATCTGCTGGCCAACCGTTTCGAGCGCACGTATTGTTCCCTGTACTCAAGCTGA